The following proteins come from a genomic window of Corynebacterium crudilactis:
- a CDS encoding class C sortase — protein sequence MTPIFLVLTGIGIMLAPVISTQIHNLEQASAAREYTEQTSRMNAEVLKREWVEAWDWNASASMPVAGDPWADETDHDDPGYQAYLQQLDLTPVMARIRVPSVQLDLPVYHGTDEQTLAHGAGHLYGTSLPIGGQGNHAVITGHTGITTATLFDNLIDVTDGDLMAVDVLGETLVYRVTQIQTVLPHELEALRPVADRDLLTLITCTPYGVNTHRLLVTGERVETIDLPTPHSGVLWQPWMLLALVLSIALILLIISVWIYRHRKERR from the coding sequence GTGACACCCATTTTTCTCGTTCTCACCGGCATCGGCATCATGCTGGCACCGGTGATCTCCACCCAAATACACAACCTAGAACAGGCCAGTGCCGCGCGTGAATACACGGAGCAGACCTCACGTATGAACGCTGAGGTTCTCAAGCGGGAATGGGTTGAGGCGTGGGACTGGAATGCGTCGGCAAGCATGCCGGTGGCAGGCGACCCCTGGGCCGACGAGACCGACCACGACGACCCCGGGTACCAGGCCTACCTGCAGCAGCTCGATCTCACTCCGGTGATGGCGCGTATCCGGGTGCCGTCCGTGCAGCTCGATCTGCCGGTGTACCACGGCACGGATGAGCAGACCCTCGCCCACGGCGCGGGACACCTCTATGGAACGTCGCTGCCCATTGGTGGGCAGGGCAACCACGCGGTGATCACCGGCCACACCGGCATCACCACCGCCACTCTCTTCGACAACCTCATTGATGTCACCGACGGCGATCTCATGGCCGTCGATGTGCTGGGCGAGACACTGGTCTACCGGGTCACCCAGATTCAGACGGTGCTTCCCCACGAGCTTGAGGCCCTCCGCCCGGTGGCGGACCGGGACCTGCTCACGCTAATCACCTGCACACCCTATGGTGTGAACACACACCGCTTGCTCGTCACCGGCGAACGGGTGGAGACGATCGATCTACCCACCCCACACTCCGGCGTCCTCTGGCAACCGTGGATGCTGCTCGCCCTCGTGTTGAGCATTGCCCTCATACTTCTCATTATCTCGGTTTGGATCTACCGGCACAGAAAGGAGCGGAGATGA
- a CDS encoding isopeptide-forming domain-containing fimbrial protein → MTSRTSQPLMRLLTLLTLLLVALVMALPVTASAQTQLGSVTIKKLPTSLDTPGVHPVRFELTGGDLAAPLILYSDTDTVRFDDLTPGTYHARELATRTGDVARATSAAFTVAIPDNEGRVDVTAFPKPQPLTLQKSADVSTVVPGSRVTYVLDGSVPLPDTNGQLHRYVLHDALPEGLTPTGDSSLRILVDDRTVPLGAGVDYTVRTENNTVTATLTPAGLERLAAERAEHDDVIVRFAFGVRVSTALQPGTTLTNIGLLYPDGYPEDGDDSVISNEHVLPVTSQSGLVIPILPIFPGSFFPGSSGSSTPGAPGPTAGPTPGDDSLSKDSPTVPGVQATPERPVRSDALASTGASILGTVALGAFLSLIGITFYMRGRRVH, encoded by the coding sequence ATGACCTCACGGACGTCCCAGCCACTGATGCGGCTGCTGACCCTGTTGACCCTGCTACTCGTAGCCCTGGTCATGGCTCTGCCTGTCACCGCCTCTGCACAGACGCAGCTCGGTTCGGTGACCATTAAGAAGCTGCCCACCTCCCTCGACACCCCGGGGGTCCATCCCGTGCGTTTCGAGCTCACGGGCGGTGACCTCGCCGCTCCTCTCATCCTGTACAGCGACACCGACACCGTGCGTTTCGACGACCTCACCCCCGGCACCTACCACGCCCGGGAGCTCGCCACCCGCACCGGCGACGTCGCCCGTGCAACGTCCGCGGCGTTCACCGTCGCCATTCCCGACAACGAGGGGCGTGTCGACGTCACCGCCTTCCCCAAACCACAACCCCTCACCCTGCAGAAGTCTGCGGACGTGAGCACGGTCGTCCCGGGTTCGCGTGTCACCTACGTTCTCGACGGCTCGGTGCCGCTGCCGGACACCAACGGCCAGCTCCACCGCTACGTGCTTCACGACGCCCTCCCCGAGGGCCTCACCCCCACCGGCGACTCCTCCCTACGTATCCTCGTCGACGACCGGACCGTCCCCCTTGGGGCAGGCGTCGACTACACCGTCCGTACCGAGAACAACACCGTCACGGCCACCCTCACCCCGGCCGGCCTGGAGCGCCTGGCCGCCGAACGGGCCGAGCACGACGATGTCATCGTGCGGTTCGCCTTCGGTGTCCGCGTCTCCACAGCCCTCCAGCCGGGCACCACGTTGACGAACATCGGTCTCCTGTACCCCGATGGTTACCCCGAGGACGGGGACGATTCCGTCATCTCCAACGAGCATGTCCTGCCCGTCACCAGCCAGTCCGGTCTGGTTATTCCCATCCTCCCCATCTTCCCCGGTTCATTTTTCCCTGGCTCTTCCGGCAGCAGCACGCCGGGAGCGCCCGGCCCGACTGCCGGACCCACCCCCGGCGATGATTCTCTGAGCAAGGACTCCCCCACTGTCCCCGGGGTCCAGGCAACCCCTGAGCGTCCCGTGCGCAGTGATGCGCTGGCCTCCACCGGCGCCAGCATCCTTGGCACCGTCGCCCTGGGAGCGTTTCTATCCCTGATCGGTATCACTTTCTACATGCGAGGTCGCCGTGTTCACTAA
- a CDS encoding choice-of-anchor G family protein: MFTNLKKKLHRLLAMALSALLVINVVVPVQAKAQETPNDPIPLAEYLEDTYSYAYGGLLDLRLLNEWVRTPDDHNLSVADLPGTDQLWKILANNNQTADTSNIDLTALGLIYLNLGYLPLPLVGEDGLLEFVLGDAQVGALREYAHAPSATQAHGAAGVVSDSGGLELTHPGEGYNAKVDILSLLDLGGINVITENVITEAALELGAVSAVAKAPDMSDVPEGTPPVCDTNLTATPVGDPADDTWVCSGYQVADAQLVLDAPLVGELVTDLQDRLNTILGGLDDTVNSLLATDDSLLGVIYDIPLLGGLLGAIARPTVKVKIPLQNVTQALTGTPIADSNGLVFIDLEKGEITVDLKQLHEGDLNKLDPNTLLVDATQLAKITSALTSALTEGSATNPNGLNARIEEVLKGDDERTGLYATEVTIGLEALIGLLRLDITATLGGLLNPDIEGTSVRSLYESDPYNYYYRKGSLGLIPFTADIAVALLSQVGGVLETVLFGSGPESNGLLGSTVLGGLQTSVVSPLLNILNPVFLQILAPIAKIVINRQKQQPVAHGTVFTVSALELSLLDLGTDGEAIHLPLATASVMAQRTRLIDLNLDVAKIGDGRGLHTGGYVYELRCEAEDDWTLTKEGLSYDALNVGSGFSFADNQLHLTGATGGLADPLRVRPGAECTVTANPALAIHNALRPTPTGNDSTAARTPYTYFLDTDGTDVLVSGDTPVDQPTSMSSTGVTLDENQVKVDATEVGAEWKTHSFTFLVPEDVDSHRVSIVHAYDIDRRDIEITKAVAGASVEDKFAFQYSLDDGTTWINADTTIGHEETLTIKDIPVLNDSLEEDTTVMIREDLGTNPAGPLVSWKLNNADLTNTYGDGYATTASFVSGPVPTVPTPKQQINITNSYAAISVDKHIDGLLDGIGSTTLVPAGNTEMTIRYTVENTGAVDLDTITIYDSSLINDQFALPTGITVDSTTGEVKGCTLTFNEEGVATCEFTVTLKEDFSHYEANEEEATIVATATIDGREVTATATDKHGAMRLPDLVAMLPNTGATTLVWVLGLGGLVALAALANYIRSRRN; the protein is encoded by the coding sequence GTGTTCACTAACCTGAAGAAAAAGCTGCATCGTCTACTGGCGATGGCACTCAGCGCACTCCTGGTGATCAATGTAGTGGTGCCGGTGCAGGCGAAGGCACAGGAGACACCCAATGACCCGATCCCCCTCGCCGAGTATCTCGAAGATACCTACTCATACGCCTACGGCGGGCTGCTCGATCTGAGACTGCTGAACGAATGGGTCCGAACTCCGGACGATCACAACCTCAGTGTGGCTGATCTCCCTGGGACGGACCAGCTCTGGAAAATCCTAGCTAACAATAATCAGACCGCAGATACCTCCAACATTGATCTAACGGCCTTGGGCCTCATCTACCTCAACCTGGGTTACCTTCCTTTGCCCCTGGTGGGTGAGGACGGTCTGCTGGAATTCGTACTAGGCGATGCCCAGGTTGGAGCCCTCCGCGAGTACGCTCACGCCCCCTCGGCCACCCAGGCACACGGTGCCGCCGGTGTGGTCAGCGACTCCGGTGGTCTTGAGCTAACTCACCCCGGCGAAGGATACAACGCCAAAGTGGATATCCTCAGCCTTTTGGATCTGGGTGGAATCAACGTCATCACCGAGAACGTCATCACCGAGGCCGCACTGGAGCTGGGTGCCGTCAGTGCCGTCGCCAAGGCGCCCGACATGTCCGACGTCCCGGAAGGGACTCCTCCGGTGTGCGACACCAACCTCACCGCCACCCCGGTGGGTGATCCGGCGGATGACACGTGGGTGTGCAGCGGATATCAGGTCGCAGACGCTCAACTGGTCCTCGATGCTCCCCTCGTCGGAGAGCTGGTCACCGATCTGCAGGATCGGTTGAACACTATCCTGGGTGGCCTAGATGACACCGTCAATTCTCTATTGGCTACTGACGACAGTTTGCTGGGCGTGATCTATGACATCCCGTTGCTGGGAGGCCTGCTGGGGGCAATCGCCCGGCCTACCGTAAAAGTCAAGATCCCCCTGCAGAATGTCACCCAGGCTTTAACGGGTACACCGATTGCCGACAGCAATGGTCTGGTGTTCATTGACCTGGAAAAAGGCGAGATCACCGTGGATCTCAAGCAATTACACGAAGGCGACCTTAATAAGCTCGATCCGAACACTCTCCTGGTCGATGCTACTCAGCTGGCAAAGATCACAAGTGCATTGACCAGTGCTCTCACGGAGGGGTCAGCGACCAACCCCAATGGACTGAACGCCCGTATTGAGGAGGTCCTCAAGGGGGATGATGAACGTACCGGGCTTTATGCAACCGAGGTTACTATCGGTTTGGAAGCGTTGATTGGTCTACTCAGACTTGACATCACCGCTACCCTAGGTGGCCTGCTTAACCCCGATATCGAGGGTACATCCGTGCGATCTTTGTATGAGTCCGACCCTTACAATTACTACTACCGGAAGGGTTCGCTCGGCCTGATTCCATTCACCGCGGACATTGCTGTAGCCCTGCTGAGCCAAGTGGGTGGAGTCCTCGAAACTGTGCTGTTTGGTTCCGGACCTGAAAGCAACGGTCTGTTGGGCAGCACAGTTCTCGGTGGTCTGCAAACGAGCGTAGTCAGCCCTCTGCTGAACATTCTGAATCCGGTCTTCCTCCAGATTCTGGCCCCTATCGCGAAAATCGTGATCAACCGTCAGAAACAACAACCGGTGGCCCACGGCACCGTGTTCACCGTGTCTGCACTTGAGCTCAGCCTCCTGGACTTGGGCACAGACGGTGAAGCCATTCACCTCCCGCTGGCCACTGCCTCAGTGATGGCGCAGCGCACGAGGCTGATCGATCTCAACCTCGATGTAGCGAAGATCGGTGACGGCCGTGGCCTTCACACCGGTGGGTACGTCTATGAATTGAGGTGTGAAGCTGAAGATGATTGGACTCTTACGAAGGAGGGTCTATCCTACGACGCGCTCAACGTCGGTAGCGGTTTCTCCTTCGCTGATAACCAACTGCACCTGACGGGTGCCACCGGTGGCCTTGCCGATCCTCTGCGGGTCAGGCCGGGTGCGGAGTGCACCGTAACGGCCAACCCCGCGCTGGCAATTCACAACGCGCTGCGTCCAACACCGACCGGTAACGACTCCACCGCTGCTCGTACGCCATACACCTATTTTCTGGATACGGACGGCACCGACGTCCTCGTCTCCGGTGACACCCCGGTTGACCAGCCGACCTCCATGTCCTCCACCGGTGTCACGCTGGATGAAAACCAGGTCAAGGTCGACGCCACCGAGGTTGGCGCTGAGTGGAAGACACACTCCTTCACGTTCCTCGTGCCAGAGGATGTCGACTCCCACCGGGTCAGCATCGTTCACGCCTACGACATCGACCGGCGTGATATCGAGATCACCAAGGCGGTCGCAGGTGCGTCGGTCGAGGACAAGTTCGCCTTCCAGTACTCCCTGGACGACGGTACAACCTGGATCAACGCCGACACGACAATCGGACACGAGGAGACCCTCACCATCAAGGATATCCCGGTGCTCAACGATAGCCTGGAGGAGGACACCACTGTCATGATCCGTGAGGACCTCGGTACCAATCCTGCAGGTCCGCTGGTCAGCTGGAAGCTCAACAACGCGGACCTCACCAACACCTATGGCGACGGCTACGCGACGACAGCCTCCTTCGTCTCCGGGCCGGTGCCCACTGTCCCCACCCCGAAGCAACAGATCAACATTACGAACTCCTATGCGGCGATCAGCGTCGATAAGCACATTGACGGCTTGCTCGACGGGATCGGGTCCACCACCCTCGTGCCTGCCGGCAACACGGAGATGACCATCCGTTACACGGTGGAGAACACCGGCGCGGTAGACCTGGACACCATCACCATCTACGATTCTTCGCTGATCAACGATCAATTCGCCCTCCCAACAGGTATCACCGTGGATTCCACCACCGGTGAAGTCAAGGGTTGCACGCTAACCTTTAACGAGGAGGGTGTCGCCACCTGTGAATTCACGGTAACCCTCAAGGAGGACTTCTCCCATTACGAGGCGAACGAGGAAGAGGCCACCATCGTGGCGACCGCTACCATCGACGGCCGTGAAGTCACAGCCACCGCTACCGACAAACATGGCGCGATGCGCCTGCCCGATCTGGTTGCGATGCTGCCAAATACCGGTGCCACCACCCTCGTATGGGTACTGGGATTGGGAGGGCTGGTTGCACTGGCTGCTCTGGCCAACTACATCCGGAGTCGGAGAAACTAA
- a CDS encoding class C sortase yields the protein MATHTLEHRRKADGEKDPGRRSRLISLVLLLLSLAIMAYPVVSTVWNDYQNVEVARKYEEEMAKIETPDTLADVRRRAEEYNGYLDMAGHHYRREDPADPEYQDYLSQLLPSERTSIMSRITIPDISVDLPVYHGTTDKVLYRGAGHMYGSDLPIGGDGNTAVITAHTGMVNASMFDNLYKLEEGEPVYISVLGEKLRYRMTGSEVVKPEDYDSVTYEEGVDKLVLITCTPYGINSDRLLVTAERDHTPLTEDELDSGWQLQLSWWMKLDLALMALIITLALWATLRRWRRQKQENEMTAETSLSDTPSHREV from the coding sequence GTGGCCACGCACACGCTGGAGCACCGCAGGAAGGCGGACGGGGAGAAGGATCCGGGGCGCAGGTCCCGCCTGATCTCCCTGGTCCTGCTCCTGCTGAGCCTGGCCATCATGGCGTACCCTGTCGTGTCCACGGTGTGGAATGACTACCAGAACGTGGAGGTCGCCCGGAAATACGAGGAGGAGATGGCCAAGATCGAGACACCGGACACGTTGGCCGATGTACGCCGCCGGGCCGAGGAGTACAATGGCTACCTCGATATGGCCGGCCACCACTACCGCCGGGAGGACCCGGCCGACCCGGAGTACCAGGACTATCTCTCTCAGCTGTTGCCGTCGGAACGCACCTCGATCATGTCGCGCATCACCATCCCGGACATCAGTGTGGACCTGCCCGTCTATCACGGCACCACTGATAAGGTCCTCTACCGCGGTGCCGGGCACATGTACGGCAGCGACCTGCCCATCGGTGGTGACGGTAACACCGCGGTGATCACCGCCCACACGGGCATGGTCAATGCGAGTATGTTCGACAACCTCTACAAGCTGGAGGAGGGCGAGCCCGTCTACATCAGTGTGCTCGGTGAGAAGCTGCGGTACCGGATGACCGGATCTGAGGTCGTTAAGCCGGAGGACTACGACTCGGTGACCTACGAGGAGGGTGTGGATAAGCTCGTGCTCATCACCTGCACGCCGTACGGCATCAACTCCGACCGCCTGCTGGTCACCGCCGAACGTGACCACACCCCACTGACGGAGGACGAGCTGGACAGTGGATGGCAGCTTCAGCTGTCCTGGTGGATGAAGCTGGACCTGGCGCTCATGGCTCTCATCATCACCCTCGCCCTCTGGGCCACCCTGCGTCGGTGGCGCAGGCAGAAACAAGAAAATGAGATGACGGCAGAGACCTCCCTGTCCGATACTCCATCACACCGGGAGGTGTGA
- a CDS encoding LCP family protein, protein MDSRGQGDFARDSQGRPILDRYGRPVRARRQAAQRPTPPRRTSPPADSTRIFPAQPGPAAPRQQFPPAAPRQQFPPRPQNQPSPQAYQHPGHIGHVPQELPQVVNTQGPPQRPRRRLPRIRLRPRGCLGSLFTMFAVILVLVGAVTLWADSQLNRVDATPEARVSNTAGTNWLLVGSDSRQGLSEEDINRLGTGGDIGVGRTDTIMVLHLPRSGEPTLLSIPRDSYVNIPGWGMDKINAAFTVGGPELLAQTVEESTGLRVDHYAEIGMGGLANMVDAIGGVEMCPSEPIQDPLANLDIQAGCQEFDGATALGYVRTRATAMGDLDRVVRQREFFSALLSTATSPGTLLNPFRVIPMIGDAVGTFTVGEGDHVWHLGRLALAMRGGTQTETVPIATFADYDVGNVVIWDDYAAEELFSSLR, encoded by the coding sequence ATGGATTCACGTGGACAGGGCGATTTCGCCCGTGACAGCCAGGGTCGGCCCATCCTCGACCGCTATGGCAGGCCGGTTCGGGCGCGTCGACAAGCGGCGCAGCGACCGACCCCGCCACGTCGCACCTCCCCGCCGGCGGATTCCACCCGCATCTTCCCGGCGCAACCCGGACCGGCGGCACCCCGCCAGCAGTTCCCGCCGGCTGCCCCGCGGCAGCAATTTCCGCCACGCCCCCAGAACCAGCCCAGCCCGCAGGCCTATCAACATCCGGGTCACATAGGCCATGTTCCGCAGGAACTTCCCCAGGTGGTCAACACCCAGGGACCACCGCAGCGCCCGCGCCGTCGCCTGCCACGGATCCGCCTGCGCCCGCGGGGATGCCTGGGATCCCTGTTCACCATGTTCGCAGTCATCCTGGTGCTGGTCGGTGCGGTGACCCTGTGGGCCGACTCGCAGCTCAACCGGGTGGATGCCACCCCGGAAGCCCGGGTGTCCAACACCGCTGGGACGAACTGGTTGCTGGTGGGTTCAGATTCGCGTCAGGGCCTGAGCGAGGAGGACATCAATCGTCTGGGCACCGGTGGGGATATCGGTGTGGGACGCACCGACACCATCATGGTGCTGCACCTCCCCCGCAGCGGTGAGCCGACCCTGCTGTCGATCCCGCGTGATTCCTATGTCAACATCCCCGGGTGGGGCATGGACAAGATCAACGCGGCCTTCACTGTCGGTGGCCCGGAACTGTTGGCGCAGACCGTGGAGGAATCCACCGGCCTGCGCGTTGACCACTATGCGGAGATCGGCATGGGCGGGTTGGCCAACATGGTTGATGCCATCGGTGGTGTGGAGATGTGCCCGTCTGAACCCATCCAGGATCCGCTGGCCAACCTGGATATCCAGGCGGGTTGCCAGGAGTTCGATGGGGCCACCGCACTGGGTTATGTGCGCACCCGCGCCACCGCGATGGGTGATCTGGACCGTGTGGTGCGCCAACGGGAGTTCTTCTCCGCCCTGTTGAGCACCGCCACCTCCCCCGGCACGCTGCTCAACCCCTTCCGGGTCATCCCGATGATCGGTGATGCCGTGGGTACCTTCACCGTCGGCGAGGGCGATCATGTCTGGCACCTGGGGCGCCTGGCGCTGGCCATGCGTGGCGGCACCCAGACCGAGACCGTGCCCATTGCCACCTTTGCTGATTATGACGTGGGAAATGTTGTCATTTGGGATGATTACGCCGCCGAGGAGCTGTTCAGCTCTCTGCGTTAA
- a CDS encoding DUF5926 family protein, whose translation MAKKNKKNEQLPEGMSRRQAKLAARAAERAALEREPRPFEGLAMESQLVALQEFIPSATAPINVAGTDRKVTICTVLPGAAAALVREEAFGGEAFVAMQQTIRSNNPGKDLAFALHWVKNANAGESLATATADGTQPELKSLLSESDTLDITAHQDFNWWLAEEDNLSPEVAQHMQAANDSILPSHKVEVDVPGAVWWVNPGGKAHIRWVRTENETALFNALARIAARGELNLGEETKFAGAFRTHGIVVPVWDLDPERPSTDYADVLVALNEKIVAELDNDAQLNADERRQLENIKSRQVTIR comes from the coding sequence ATGGCAAAGAAGAATAAGAAGAATGAACAGCTACCTGAGGGCATGAGCCGCCGTCAGGCAAAACTTGCAGCACGCGCCGCAGAACGCGCAGCACTTGAGCGTGAACCACGCCCATTCGAAGGTCTGGCAATGGAGTCCCAGCTCGTTGCACTGCAGGAATTCATTCCATCTGCAACCGCTCCAATCAACGTTGCAGGAACTGACCGCAAGGTCACTATTTGTACCGTCCTCCCAGGTGCTGCAGCTGCACTCGTCCGCGAAGAAGCATTCGGTGGCGAAGCATTCGTTGCAATGCAGCAGACTATCCGCTCCAATAACCCAGGCAAAGACCTGGCATTTGCACTGCATTGGGTCAAGAACGCTAACGCTGGCGAGTCCCTAGCAACTGCTACCGCTGATGGCACCCAGCCAGAGCTCAAGTCCCTGCTCAGCGAGTCTGACACTCTGGATATCACCGCACACCAGGACTTCAACTGGTGGCTTGCAGAAGAAGATAACCTTTCACCAGAGGTTGCTCAGCACATGCAGGCAGCAAATGATTCCATCCTCCCTTCCCACAAGGTTGAAGTAGATGTGCCAGGCGCTGTGTGGTGGGTTAACCCAGGCGGCAAGGCTCATATCCGTTGGGTCCGCACTGAAAACGAAACCGCTTTGTTCAATGCTCTGGCACGCATCGCTGCTCGTGGCGAGCTGAATCTTGGTGAAGAAACTAAGTTCGCTGGCGCTTTCCGCACCCACGGCATCGTCGTCCCAGTGTGGGATCTCGATCCTGAGCGTCCATCCACCGATTACGCCGATGTTTTGGTTGCACTCAACGAGAAGATCGTCGCTGAACTGGATAACGATGCCCAGCTCAACGCCGATGAGCGCCGTCAGCTGGAAAACATCAAGTCCCGCCAGGTGACCATCCGCTAA
- a CDS encoding glycerophosphodiester phosphodiesterase encodes MKIIAHRGLSSRFPELTEAAFRAALELPIHGIETDVRLTKCGEVVNIHDPIVDRVSDGRGRVSRLDLETLLDLNFGSKEAPQKVLTLNNLLDILEDYPDKHLYIETKHPMRYAIMLEEEVTKILKYRGLMQDPHIHIISFALPAISRMERLAPEIDRIHLRRSWERWGNPKDLRCGSPTGLGLSIERAKMDPKLIGIKGMPTYLFTVDKQKDMLWARDQGVDMLATNYPDHAAELLKAQSKPAMYANAHGKEE; translated from the coding sequence ATGAAGATCATCGCGCACCGAGGATTATCTTCGCGATTCCCGGAACTTACAGAAGCTGCATTTAGAGCGGCTCTTGAATTGCCAATTCACGGAATTGAAACTGACGTGAGGCTGACCAAATGCGGTGAAGTGGTCAATATTCATGATCCCATCGTGGATCGCGTATCTGATGGCAGAGGCCGAGTATCCCGTCTTGATCTAGAAACACTGCTTGACCTCAACTTTGGCAGCAAAGAAGCACCCCAAAAGGTGCTTACCCTGAATAACCTGTTGGATATTTTAGAAGACTATCCAGATAAGCACCTCTATATAGAAACTAAGCATCCGATGCGTTATGCCATCATGTTGGAAGAAGAAGTAACAAAGATTTTGAAGTACCGCGGGCTCATGCAAGATCCGCACATTCACATTATTTCTTTTGCGCTTCCTGCAATTTCTCGTATGGAACGGCTTGCCCCAGAAATTGATCGCATCCATTTGCGCAGGTCTTGGGAACGATGGGGGAATCCGAAAGACCTTCGTTGTGGTTCACCAACTGGCCTTGGCCTTTCTATTGAGCGGGCGAAAATGGATCCGAAACTCATCGGAATCAAGGGTATGCCCACCTATCTTTTCACCGTCGACAAGCAAAAAGACATGCTGTGGGCGCGCGACCAGGGCGTGGACATGCTGGCGACGAACTATCCGGACCACGCAGCCGAGCTTTTGAAAGCACAGTCCAAGCCCGCCATGTACGCTAATGCGCATGGCAAAGAAGAATAA
- a CDS encoding alpha/beta hydrolase has product MSEELIRQELDPAVAALLTPENSLPTVSDESYMLLKEATFTGPALAQEAAAAHNVTWEDHTIDGPNGPIEVTVLKPAEFKGNSPLYIAIHSGGMVLGDRWTGLGSYDEFAWINEHNMIVVTPEYRLAPDNPAPAGVEDCYATLVWAASQAEAWGLNKDRIMVGGASGGGGLAAGVALMARDRGEVQLFAQCLIYPMLDDRNATISAQQYGEPYGKIWPRESNEWSWNAILGEGHEDREVSPYTAPARATDLAGLPTTYIDVGSAEMFRDEDIKYALRLLESGVQTELHVWRGGFHGYDGLGTGTPVADATTETRSGWMRRILT; this is encoded by the coding sequence ATGTCCGAAGAGCTCATCAGGCAAGAACTCGACCCAGCAGTCGCAGCATTATTGACGCCTGAAAATTCACTGCCCACTGTGTCCGATGAAAGCTACATGCTCCTCAAAGAAGCAACTTTTACAGGTCCAGCACTGGCCCAAGAGGCTGCCGCTGCACACAATGTCACCTGGGAAGACCACACAATCGATGGTCCAAACGGCCCCATTGAGGTCACAGTATTAAAACCTGCGGAATTTAAAGGAAACTCTCCGCTCTACATAGCAATTCATAGTGGCGGCATGGTTCTTGGCGATCGCTGGACAGGCCTTGGCTCCTACGATGAATTTGCGTGGATCAATGAACACAACATGATTGTCGTGACCCCGGAATATCGCCTCGCACCCGATAATCCCGCGCCAGCCGGAGTGGAAGATTGCTACGCCACGCTCGTTTGGGCAGCATCCCAGGCGGAGGCATGGGGACTCAATAAAGATCGCATTATGGTCGGCGGAGCTTCCGGCGGTGGCGGACTGGCCGCAGGCGTTGCCCTCATGGCTCGCGATCGAGGCGAAGTGCAGCTTTTCGCACAGTGCCTGATCTACCCCATGCTTGATGATCGCAATGCAACCATTTCCGCGCAGCAATACGGCGAGCCTTATGGCAAGATTTGGCCGCGAGAATCCAATGAATGGTCCTGGAATGCCATCCTTGGTGAAGGTCACGAAGATCGGGAAGTAAGTCCCTACACAGCTCCCGCTCGAGCAACTGATCTCGCAGGACTTCCCACCACGTATATCGATGTTGGATCCGCAGAAATGTTCCGCGATGAAGATATCAAGTACGCACTTCGCCTCCTAGAGTCCGGAGTACAGACCGAACTCCATGTATGGCGTGGCGGTTTCCACGGATATGACGGATTAGGCACAGGAACGCCCGTCGCAGATGCAACGACAGAGACCCGCAGCGGTTGGATGAGGAGAATTCTCACCTAA